One Paroedura picta isolate Pp20150507F chromosome 3, Ppicta_v3.0, whole genome shotgun sequence genomic window carries:
- the LOC143834121 gene encoding zinc finger and SCAN domain-containing protein 22-like, which produces MAEEDPGRTGSDQTASQGPSPVLAGSGVEFWERAGPEMLHPATVASDVHSRCFRHFRYQEAEGPREVCSRLHGLCNRWLEPERHTKQQILDRVILEQFLALQPQEMQGWVRGCGPESSSQAVALAEGFLLSQAEERRQVDQTLGLSLKIEGTISEAEGALSEEGQRVQAVKAEGTFPEEEGARLEQGQRAQTVECAEDALSCEQTLI; this is translated from the exons atggcagaagaggacccaggaagaactgggagtgaccagactgcaagccaaggcccttctcctgtcctagctgggagtggtgtggaattctgggaaagggctgggccagagatgctgcatccagccactgtggcctcagatgtgcacagccgatgcttccggcacttccgctaccaggaggccgaggggccccgagaggtttgcagccggctccacggactctgcaaccgctggctggagccggagaggcacaccaagcagcagatcctggaccgggtgatcctggagcagttcctggccctccagccccaggagatgcagggctgggtgagaggatgcgggccggagagcagctcccaggcggtggccctggccgaaggcttcctcctgagccaggcggaggagaggaggcaggtggaccag ACGCTGGGTCTATCCCTGAAGATAGAAGGGACAATCTCTGAGGCGGAAGGAGCTCTTTCTGAGGAAGGGCAGAGAGTGCAGGCTGTGAAGGCAGAAGGTACATTCCCTGAAGAGGAAGGAGCTCGCTTGGAGCAAGGGCAGAGGGCACAGACCGTGGAGTGTGCTGAAGATGCCCTCTCCTGTG AACAGACACTGATCTGA